In Bacteroidales bacterium, the following proteins share a genomic window:
- a CDS encoding glycyl-radical enzyme activating protein, translated as MQGLIFDIKHYALYDGPGIRQTIFFKGCPLSCWWCHNPESQSGNIEEYIRENRLDGRIFKKKQTVGYEIGAGALMEIIEGDRIFYDDSGGGVTFSGGEPLMQPEFLKEIATRCKEADVHTTLDTCGYADQNILIQILPYIDLILFDLKIIDNELHKKYTGVSSTMILENLEFLNDIGHNLYLRFPVIPGITNTPENLEQIKSYLSKLNKVQHIDVLPYHDISKGKYKRFNKENKMGEQKLEDGETERIKREFESLGFEVKIGG; from the coding sequence ATGCAAGGTTTAATTTTTGACATAAAACATTATGCGTTATATGACGGACCAGGGATCCGACAAACCATATTCTTCAAGGGATGTCCCCTCTCCTGCTGGTGGTGTCATAATCCTGAAAGTCAGTCAGGCAATATCGAGGAATATATACGGGAAAACAGGCTGGATGGCCGGATTTTCAAGAAAAAACAGACAGTTGGCTATGAGATCGGGGCCGGAGCGCTCATGGAAATAATTGAGGGAGATCGTATATTTTACGATGACTCGGGAGGCGGTGTAACCTTTTCAGGTGGTGAGCCGCTCATGCAACCGGAATTTCTGAAAGAGATTGCAACCCGATGCAAGGAGGCGGATGTCCATACAACGCTGGACACCTGCGGTTATGCTGATCAAAACATATTGATTCAGATATTGCCTTACATCGATCTCATCCTTTTCGACCTGAAAATCATAGACAATGAACTCCATAAAAAATACACCGGAGTTTCCAGCACAATGATTTTAGAAAACCTGGAATTTCTGAATGATATCGGGCATAATTTGTATCTTCGCTTCCCGGTGATTCCGGGAATAACCAATACGCCGGAGAATCTTGAACAGATAAAAAGCTACCTGTCAAAGCTGAATAAGGTTCAACACATTGATGTGCTGCCCTACCACGATATCTCAAAAGGGAAATACAAGCGTTTTAATAAGGAAAATAAGATGGGCGAACAGAAACTGGAAGATGGGGAAACCGAAAGAATCAAAAGAGAATTTGAATCCCTCGGATTTGAAGTAAAAATTGGGGGGTAA